The Columba livia isolate bColLiv1 breed racing homer chromosome 18, bColLiv1.pat.W.v2, whole genome shotgun sequence genome includes a region encoding these proteins:
- the WFIKKN2 gene encoding WAP, Kazal, immunoglobulin, Kunitz and NTR domain-containing protein 2 isoform X1 encodes MLLVLFTRWMWILLGKSSVLLLLEVSLQGRALPPIRYSHAGICPNDMNPNLWVDAQSTCKRECEADLECETFEKCCPNVCGTKSCVAARYMDVKGKKGPVGMPKEATCDRFMCIQQGSECDIWDGQPVCKCKDRCEKEPSFTCASDGLTYYNKCYMDAEACIKGITLNVVTCRYHLTWPNTSPIPPETTARPTTAYSETTVVDILPPALVNNPIHQSVYVGETVSFLCDVTGRPKPEITWEKQVDGKEKVIMKPNHVRGNVVVTNIAQLVIYNTQLQDAGIYTCTARNSGGLLRADFPLSVIKGEPTSKEASQNKTHFPTDECLKQPDSEDCGEEQTRWYYDAKKNNCFTFIYGNCNSNLNHFETYENCMLTCMNGPINICNLPALQGHCKAYEPRWAYNSLTKQCQSFIYGGCGGNENNFESREACEEMCPFPKNTHCKACKPRQKLVTSFCKSDFVILGRITELTEDQDSGHALVTVEEILKDEKMGLKFLGKEPLEITLLNMDWSCPCPNMTTVDGQLIIMGDVHNGMAVLQPDSFVGTSSIRRVRKLREVIHKKTCELLKEFLGLH; translated from the exons ATGTTGTTGGTGCTGTTCACCCGGTGGATGTGGATCTTGCTGGGGAAGAGCAGTGTCCTCTTGCTCCTGGAGGTCTCTCTGCAAGGAAGAGCTCTGCCTCCCATCCGCTACTCGCACGCTGGCATCTGCCCCAACGACATGAACCCCAACCTGTGGGTAGACGCGCAGAGCACTTGCAAGAGGGAGTGCGAAGCCGATCTG GAGTGTGAGACCTTTGAGAAGTGCTGCCCCAATGTCTGTGGAACGAAGAGCTGCGTGGCGGCTCGGTACATGGAcgtcaaggggaaaaaagggccGGTGGGAATGCCCAAAGAAGCAACTTGTGACCGCTTCATGTGCATCCAGCAAGGATCAGAGTGTGACATCTGGGACGGACAACCCGTCTGCAAGTGCAAGGACAGGTGTGAGAAGGAGCCGAGCTTCACCTGCGCCTCCGATGGCCTCACCTACTACAACAAGTGCTACATGGATGCAGAAGCTTGCATCAAAGGCATTACACTGAATGTGGTCACCTGTAGGTACCATCTTACCTGGCCAAACACCAGCCCTATCCCACCAGAAACAACAGCTCGCCCCACTACTGCGTATTCTGAGACAACGGTCGTCGATATCTTGCCGCCTGCTCTGGTGaacaaccccatccatcagTCGGTCTACGTGGGAGAGACCGTCAGCTTCCTCTGTGATGTTACAGGGAGACCCAAGCCAGAAATCACGTGGGAGAAGCAGGTCGATGGGAAAGAGAAAGTCATTATGAAGCCAAATCACGTCAGAGGGAACGTCGTGGTCACCAACATCGCCCAGCTAGTCATCTACAACACCCAGCTCCAAGACGCAGGCATCTACACGTGCACGGCCAGAAACAGCGGTGGCCTTCTCAGGGCTGATTTCCCTTTGTCAGTCATCAAAGGAGAACCCACATCCAAAGAAGcttcccaaaacaaaacacattttccaacCGACGAGTGCCTGAAGCAACCAGACAGCGAAGACTGTGGGGAAGAGCAGACCAGGTGGTACTAtgatgcaaagaaaaacaactgctTTACTTTCATCTATGGGAACTGTAACAGCAACCTCAACCACTTTGAGACCTACGAGAACTGTATGTTAACGTGCATGAACGGCCCAATCAACATCTGCAACCTGCCAGCCCTCCAAGGTCACTGCAAAGCCTACGAGCCCAGATGGGCCTATAACAGCTTGACCAAGCAGTGCCAGTCCTTCATTTATGGTGGGTGTGGAGGCAACGAGAACAACTTTGAGAGCCGGGAGGCCTGCGAAGAGATGTGCCCTTTCCCAAAGAACACGCACTGCAAAGCTTGCAAACCTCGCCAGAAGCTGGTGACGAGCTTCTGCAAAAGCGACTTTGTTATCCTGGGCCGTATAACGGAGCTGACCGAAGACCAAGACTCAGGACATGCCCTGGTGACAGTGGAGGAGATTctcaaagatgaaaaaatggGATTAAAATTCCTGGGGAAGGAACCGCTAGAAATCACGCTTTTGAACATGGACTGGAGCTGCCCATGTCCCAACATGACCACAGTGGATGGCCAGCTCATCATCATGGGAGATGTCCACAACGGCATGGCTGTCCTACAGCCTGACAGCTTTGTGGGGACCTCCAGCATCCGGCGCGTGCGGAAGCTCCGCGAAGTCATCCACAAGAAAACCTGTGAGCTTTTGAAAGAGTTCCTGGGATTGCATTAA
- the WFIKKN2 gene encoding WAP, Kazal, immunoglobulin, Kunitz and NTR domain-containing protein 2 isoform X2, whose translation MFLLIDGRTLSFRPQECETFEKCCPNVCGTKSCVAARYMDVKGKKGPVGMPKEATCDRFMCIQQGSECDIWDGQPVCKCKDRCEKEPSFTCASDGLTYYNKCYMDAEACIKGITLNVVTCRYHLTWPNTSPIPPETTARPTTAYSETTVVDILPPALVNNPIHQSVYVGETVSFLCDVTGRPKPEITWEKQVDGKEKVIMKPNHVRGNVVVTNIAQLVIYNTQLQDAGIYTCTARNSGGLLRADFPLSVIKGEPTSKEASQNKTHFPTDECLKQPDSEDCGEEQTRWYYDAKKNNCFTFIYGNCNSNLNHFETYENCMLTCMNGPINICNLPALQGHCKAYEPRWAYNSLTKQCQSFIYGGCGGNENNFESREACEEMCPFPKNTHCKACKPRQKLVTSFCKSDFVILGRITELTEDQDSGHALVTVEEILKDEKMGLKFLGKEPLEITLLNMDWSCPCPNMTTVDGQLIIMGDVHNGMAVLQPDSFVGTSSIRRVRKLREVIHKKTCELLKEFLGLH comes from the exons ATGTTTCTACTCATTGACGGTAGGACACTGAGTTTCAGACCGCAG GAGTGTGAGACCTTTGAGAAGTGCTGCCCCAATGTCTGTGGAACGAAGAGCTGCGTGGCGGCTCGGTACATGGAcgtcaaggggaaaaaagggccGGTGGGAATGCCCAAAGAAGCAACTTGTGACCGCTTCATGTGCATCCAGCAAGGATCAGAGTGTGACATCTGGGACGGACAACCCGTCTGCAAGTGCAAGGACAGGTGTGAGAAGGAGCCGAGCTTCACCTGCGCCTCCGATGGCCTCACCTACTACAACAAGTGCTACATGGATGCAGAAGCTTGCATCAAAGGCATTACACTGAATGTGGTCACCTGTAGGTACCATCTTACCTGGCCAAACACCAGCCCTATCCCACCAGAAACAACAGCTCGCCCCACTACTGCGTATTCTGAGACAACGGTCGTCGATATCTTGCCGCCTGCTCTGGTGaacaaccccatccatcagTCGGTCTACGTGGGAGAGACCGTCAGCTTCCTCTGTGATGTTACAGGGAGACCCAAGCCAGAAATCACGTGGGAGAAGCAGGTCGATGGGAAAGAGAAAGTCATTATGAAGCCAAATCACGTCAGAGGGAACGTCGTGGTCACCAACATCGCCCAGCTAGTCATCTACAACACCCAGCTCCAAGACGCAGGCATCTACACGTGCACGGCCAGAAACAGCGGTGGCCTTCTCAGGGCTGATTTCCCTTTGTCAGTCATCAAAGGAGAACCCACATCCAAAGAAGcttcccaaaacaaaacacattttccaacCGACGAGTGCCTGAAGCAACCAGACAGCGAAGACTGTGGGGAAGAGCAGACCAGGTGGTACTAtgatgcaaagaaaaacaactgctTTACTTTCATCTATGGGAACTGTAACAGCAACCTCAACCACTTTGAGACCTACGAGAACTGTATGTTAACGTGCATGAACGGCCCAATCAACATCTGCAACCTGCCAGCCCTCCAAGGTCACTGCAAAGCCTACGAGCCCAGATGGGCCTATAACAGCTTGACCAAGCAGTGCCAGTCCTTCATTTATGGTGGGTGTGGAGGCAACGAGAACAACTTTGAGAGCCGGGAGGCCTGCGAAGAGATGTGCCCTTTCCCAAAGAACACGCACTGCAAAGCTTGCAAACCTCGCCAGAAGCTGGTGACGAGCTTCTGCAAAAGCGACTTTGTTATCCTGGGCCGTATAACGGAGCTGACCGAAGACCAAGACTCAGGACATGCCCTGGTGACAGTGGAGGAGATTctcaaagatgaaaaaatggGATTAAAATTCCTGGGGAAGGAACCGCTAGAAATCACGCTTTTGAACATGGACTGGAGCTGCCCATGTCCCAACATGACCACAGTGGATGGCCAGCTCATCATCATGGGAGATGTCCACAACGGCATGGCTGTCCTACAGCCTGACAGCTTTGTGGGGACCTCCAGCATCCGGCGCGTGCGGAAGCTCCGCGAAGTCATCCACAAGAAAACCTGTGAGCTTTTGAAAGAGTTCCTGGGATTGCATTAA